From a single Sorghum bicolor cultivar BTx623 chromosome 5, Sorghum_bicolor_NCBIv3, whole genome shotgun sequence genomic region:
- the LOC8073615 gene encoding citrate-binding protein encodes MAGSSSSSSCSLMLLLPVMAAALSLAANAGSSDHLTAGFSRVELSESQFVVQKPYDVPLKERYEESGGVRRMWVFATDKPGSATHPGGARTEIKIYSSGVWQFEGDMYVPSGTSGASVMQIFGAATHATTLMLHVYDGQLTYYHELTKVVADRVYDRWIRLNVIHDVAAGNVTVFVDGERRLSAPGQGGKEHYFKFGVYKQSHHNPSHRMESRWRNVAIYTKP; translated from the exons ATggcaggttcttcttcttctagcTCGTGCTCACTGATGTTGCTGCTGCCGGtgatggcggcggcgctgtcgtTGGCCGCCAACGCCGGCTCGTCTGATCACCTGACCGCCGGTTTCAGCCGTGTCGAGCTGAGCGAGTCGCAGTTCGTGGTACAGAAGCCCTACGACGTGCCCCTAAAGGAGCGGTACGAGGAGTCCGGCGGCGTCCGCCGCATGTGGGTCTTCGCCACCGACAAGCCCGGCAGCGCCACCCACCCCGGCGGCGCGCGCACCGAGATCAAA ATCTACAGCTCCGGCGTGTGGCAGTTCGAGGGCGACATGTACGTGCCGTCGGGCACGTCCGGCGCGTCGGTGATGCAGATCTTCGGCGCGGCGACGCACGCCACGACGCTGATGCTGCACGTCTACGACGGCCAGCTCACTTACTAccatgagctaaccaaggtgGTTGCGGACCGCGTCTACGACCGGTGGATCCGTCTCAACGTCATCCACGACGTCGCCGCCGGGAACGTCACCGTTTTTGTCGACGGCGAGAGGAGGCTGAGTGCCCCCGGCCAAGGCGGGAAGGAACACTACTTCAAGTTCGGCGTGTACAAGCAGTCACACCACAACCCTTCGCACCGCATGGAGTCGCGCTGGAGGAACGTCGCCATCTACACCAAGCCCTGA
- the LOC8073616 gene encoding citrate-binding protein: protein MAAGSSSSCSLLLLLVAAAVLSSSLPYAANAGGSSRHLTAGFSRVKLNESQFVVQKPYDLPLHDRYDPCGGVRRFWVFATDKPINSTRPGYPRTEIKVDKVYSSGVWQFEGDVYVPWGTSGASVMQIFGANKPHASTVMLPVYDGKLTYYHNVTKVLADRVYDRWMRLNVVHDVAAGNVAVFVDGERRLDVRGHGGKEHYFKFGVYTQGLHNHSHRMEAHWKNVAIYTKP, encoded by the exons ATGGCGGCAGGTTCTTCAAGCTCGTGCTCTCTGCTGCTTCtgctggtggcggcggcggtgctgtCGTCGTCGTTGCCCTACGCCGCCAACGCCGGCGGCTCGTCTCGCCACCTCACCGCTGGCTTCAGCCGTGTCAAGCTGAACGAGTCGCAGTTCGTGGTGCAGAAGCCCTACGACCTGCCGCTCCACGACCGGTACGACCCGTGCGGTGGCGTCCGCCGCTTCTGGGTCTTCGCCACCGACAAGCCCATCAACTCCACCCGCCCTGGCTACCCGCGCACTGAGATCAAAGTTGAT AAGGTGTACAGCTCCGGCGTGTGGCAGTTCGAGGGCGACGTGTACGTGCCATGGGGCACGTCGGGCGCGTCGGTGATGCAGATCTTCGGCGCCAACAAGCCACACGCGTCGACGGTGATGCTGCCGGTCTACGACGGCAAGCTCACCTACTACCACAACGTGACCAAGGTGTTGGCGGACCGCGTGTACGACCGGTGGATGCGTCTCAACGTGGTGCACGACGTCGCGGCCGGGAACGTCGCCGTGTTCGTCGACGGCGAGAGGCGGCTGGATGTCCGAGGCCACGGCGGGAAGGAGCACTACTTCAAGTTCGGCGTGTACACGCAGGGGCTCCATAACCATTCGCACCGCATGGAGGCGCACTGGAAGAACGTCGCCATCTATACCAAGCCGTGA